A genomic stretch from Theobroma cacao cultivar B97-61/B2 chromosome 4, Criollo_cocoa_genome_V2, whole genome shotgun sequence includes:
- the LOC18600956 gene encoding mitochondrial pyruvate carrier 1 isoform X2 produces the protein MEILRGFWNSPIGPKTTHFWGPVFNWSIPIAALLDTKKPPEMISGNMTAVMCGYSALFMRFAWMVQPRNLHLLVCHASNETVQLYQLSRWIKAQEYFLKKEEAETQGSKD, from the exons ATGGAAATCTTAAGAGGTTTTTGGAACAGTCCTATAGGTCCCAAAACAACTCATTTCTGGGGACCTGTTTTCAACTGGAGCATCCCTATTGCA GCGCTTTTAGACACAAAGAAACCCCCGGAAATGATATCTGGCAACATGACTGCAG TCATGTGCGGTTATTCTGCATTGTTCATGAGGTTTGCATGGATGGTACAGCCACGTAACCTCCATCTTCTCGTATGTCATGCCTCGAACGAGACTGTGCAGCTGTATCAGCTCTCTCGTTGGATCAAGGCTCAAGA GTATTTCCTGAAGAAAGAGGAAGCTGAGACACAAGGCAGCAAAGATTAA
- the LOC18600955 gene encoding 50S ribosomal protein L13 encodes MASQAATTFNGNLKKALAGPRRINLEGLRWRVLDAKGQVLGRLASQISSVIQGKDKPTYALNRDDGDMCIVINAKDVCVTGRKLTNKFYHWHTGYVGNLKERSLKDQMAKDSTEVIRKAVLHMLPRNKLHDDRDRNLRIYAGSEHPFGDRPLEPFVMPPQKVREMRPRARTALIRAQKKAEEQEQDAEYSGKSANSSGQRHKKTIQLRTEDLETAVLLPQVILSDMLRL; translated from the exons ATGGCGTCTCAAGCAGCAACTACTTTCAATGGCAACTTAAAG AAAGCACTAGCTGGCCCGAGGCGTATCAATTTGGAAGGTTTACGGTGGAGAGTATTGGACGCCAAAGGTCAG GTTCTTGGAAGACTAGCATCTCAAATTTCTAGTGTGATTCAAGGCAAGGACAAGCCAACATATGCTCTGAATCGTGATGATGGTGATATGTGCATTGTTATTAATGCCAAGGATGTATGCGTTACAGGAAGAAAACTTACAAATAAGTTTTATCACTGGCATACAGG ATACGTGGGCAACCTCAAAGaaagaagtttaaaagatCAGATGGCTAAGGACTCGACAGAAGTTATTCGCAAAGCAGTCCTGCACATGCTTCCAAGGAACAAATTGCATGAT GATAGGGATCGAAACTTGAGGATATATGCTGGTAGTGAGCACCCCTTTGGTGATCGGCCGCTTGAGCCATTTGTGATGCCTCCCCAAAAAGTACGAGAAATGAGGCCCCGTGCAAGAACAGCCTTGATTCGAGCTCAAAAGAAGGCTGAAGAGCAAGAACAGGATGCTGAGTACTCAGGAAAAAGTGCCAACAGCTCAGGACAACGTCACAAGAAGACTATCCAACTACGAACTGAAGACCTAGAGACTGCTGTGCTTCTGCCGCAAGTGATTCTGAGTGACATGTTGAGACTATAG
- the LOC18600956 gene encoding mitochondrial pyruvate carrier 1 isoform X1 gives MEILRGFWNSPIGPKTTHFWGPVFNWSIPIAALLDTKKPPEMISGNMTAGLQKFMCGYSALFMRFAWMVQPRNLHLLVCHASNETVQLYQLSRWIKAQEYFLKKEEAETQGSKD, from the exons ATGGAAATCTTAAGAGGTTTTTGGAACAGTCCTATAGGTCCCAAAACAACTCATTTCTGGGGACCTGTTTTCAACTGGAGCATCCCTATTGCA GCGCTTTTAGACACAAAGAAACCCCCGGAAATGATATCTGGCAACATGACTGCAGGTCTGCAAAAAT TCATGTGCGGTTATTCTGCATTGTTCATGAGGTTTGCATGGATGGTACAGCCACGTAACCTCCATCTTCTCGTATGTCATGCCTCGAACGAGACTGTGCAGCTGTATCAGCTCTCTCGTTGGATCAAGGCTCAAGA GTATTTCCTGAAGAAAGAGGAAGCTGAGACACAAGGCAGCAAAGATTAA
- the LOC18600954 gene encoding LOW QUALITY PROTEIN: putative cysteine-rich receptor-like protein kinase 31 (The sequence of the model RefSeq protein was modified relative to this genomic sequence to represent the inferred CDS: substituted 1 base at 1 genomic stop codon) — protein MDVKNLSFHFSCVILGINLSTAGLLKCYDTGNFTTNSTYGKNLDLFLSSLPANVSRNGGFYRTTIGQGSNVVHGLALCRGDTSSEACSNCVNLRVKEIKASCPNQTEALLWEGDVVCLVRYANRSIFETLELEPSQAGYNTGNILGVTWNVTPFYHIWANLMDGLVERASNGTSSLKFATGIANVELEKIYALMQCTPDISQKDCKACLNQTVDQYQRCCLGQRGGYVLTPNCHFRWDLYPFFDSSDDTLNLNPPPPHISPPLSATNNSTNRGDNGGLGSQAVVIIVVPIIILVAISALACILLRKRKNRKQENKSADNNNSLESLRFNFSAIKVSTDNFSENNKLGQGGFGSVYKGRLYDGQDIAVKRLSDNSVQGDLEFKNEVLLMAKLQHRNLVRLLGFSFEGKERLLIYEFLPNSSLDHFLFNPVRRLQLDWEKRHKIITGIARGIRYLHEDSQHXIVHRDLKAANILLDDDINPKIADFGLARLFSVDQTHDATSKPAGTFGYMPPEYIRYGTYSVKSDVYSFGVLVLEIIIGEKISCFRSEEGEDLLTYAWQSWKRGTEMNMIDPALKDGPRIEMMRCIHVGLLCVQAIDSNRPNMTSVVLMLSNYSMSLPLPSRPAFVDSTMEPLQLTVNEASISELDPR, from the exons ATGGATGTTAAGAATCTGTCTTTCCATTTTAGTTGCGTGATTCTGGGCATCAATCTCAGCACGGCCGGCCTCCTAAAATGCTATGATACCGGAAACTTCACCACGAATAGTACATATGGCAAGAACCTTGATCTATTCCTCTCTTCTCTCCCAGCTAATGTATCAAGAAATGGTGGTTTCTACCGTACCACCATTGGCCAAGGCTCCAACGTAGTTCATGGCTTAGCTCTTTGCAGAGGAGATACTTCGTCTGAAGCTTGTTCTAACTGTGTCAATTTAAGAGTCAAAGAAATCAAAGCAAGCTGTCCCAACCAGACAGAAGCACTTTTATGGGAAGGGGACGTTGTTTGTCTGGTACGCTATGCAAACCGCTCTATCTTCGAAACACTGGAGCTGGAGCCTTCACAAGCAGGCTACAATACGGGAAACATTTTGGGTGTCACATGGAATGTAACACCATTTTATCACATATGGGCCAATTTGATGGATGGCTTGGTGGAAAGAGCTTCCAACGGCACATCCAGCCTCAAGTTTGCAACCGGAATAGCAAATGTGGAATTAGAAAAGATATATGCACTAATGCAGTGCACCCCAGATATATCTCAGAAAGATTGCAAAGCGTGCTTAAATCAAACAGTTGATCAGTATCAAAGATGTTGCCTTGGGCAGCGAGGTGGTTATGTCCTCACACCAAACTGTCATTTTCGATGGGATTTATATCCCTTCTTTGATTCTTCAGATGATACTCTAAATTTAAATCCTCCACCTCCACATATTAGTCCTCCACTTTCAGCTACAAATAACAGTACAAATAGAGGAG ATAATGGAGGCCTTGGATCCCAAGCTGTTGTAATCATTGTTGTTCCAATCATTATTTTAGTGGCAATATCGGCACTTGCTTGTATTCTTCTtcgaaaaaggaagaacagaAAGCAGGAGAATAAAA GTgcagataataataatagtttgGAATCACTGCGATTCAACTTCAGTGCAATAAAAGTATCAACAGATAATTTCTCTGAGAATAACAAACTTGGACAAGGTGGATTTGGTTCTGTTTATAAG GGTAGGCTTTATGATGGACAAGATATAGCTGTGAAGAGACTGTCTGACAATTCTGTGCAAGGAGATTTGGAATTTAAGAATGAAGTCCTGTTAATGGCAAAGCTTCAGCACAGGAATTTGGTTAGGCTGCTAGGCTTTTCCTtcgaaggaaaagaaaggctTCTTATTTATGAGTTTCTTCCAAATTCAAGCCTCGACCATTTCTTATTCA ATCCCGTTAGGCGCTTACAACTAGATTGGGAAAAGAGACACAAAATCATAACAGGAATAGCTCGAGGGATACGCTACCTTCATGAAGATTCTCAACATTGAATTGTTCATCGTGATTTAAAAGCTGCTAACATTTTGTTAGATGATGatataaaccctaaaatagCAGATTTTGGATTGGCTAGGTTGTTTTCAGTGGATCAAACACATGATGCTACAAGCAAACCTGCTGGAACCTT TGGATATATGCCTCCAGAATACATCAGATACGGAACATATTCAGTTAAATCTGATGTTTATAGCTTCGGTGTGCTAGttttggaaatcatcattggTGAAAAGATAAGTTGTTTCCGCAGTGAGGAAGGAGAGGATCTTCTAACCTAT GCATGGCAGAGTTGGAAAAGAGGAACAGAAATGAATATGATAGATCCGGCTTTGAAGGATGGTCCAAGGATAGAAATGATGAGATGTATCCACGTTGGGTTGCTATGTGTTCAAGCAATTGATTCTAACAGACCAAACATGACCTCTGTAGTGTTAATGCTTAGCAACTACTCCATGTCTCTTCCATTGCCCTCAAGACCTGCCTTCGTAGACTCCACCATGGAACCACTCCAACTCACAGTCAATGAGGCATCCATTTCTGAGTTAGATCCTAGATGA